CCGATTGCTTCAAACTTTGAAACAGCGGTGTTGACCACAGTTCATCCCCCAAGTAACCCGCTTCATGTTCATGAGCACGATAATCACCGGCTGAATAATAACGCGCGGCTAAGTTAGCCAGACTGCGAGTGGAAATGGTCGTCCCAAAATAGCCATCCCAGTTGAAAAGAGTATCAACTTCAAATGCTTTGCCCTGCTCAAATTGGTTGCGGTAACTATGCGCTCCTGCCCAATAATCGCCAAAGCCTTCGCCTAAAGCCCCCGAGTGTCCGTACGCCCAATCTGGCACGATCTGGTAATGAATCGCGTGACCAAACTCATGCCAGATGATATCTGCATCGAGCGCGTCGGGAGATCCACCTTGTCCAAATAGGATGGCATTCGGCCCCACATAATAAGACGAGTTATTGGCTGAGAGCGCCGCAGCATCAAACAAAATAGGTTCCTGAATTGGATAACCCAGCGACGTCAAATACTGTATCGAGCTATCCAGATGCGCAAACGCCATGATGTGAGCAAAGCCCTCATCGGCGAATTGCGTCGCTTGTAATGACGCAATCGAATCCCAGCTCACCACGCCTTTTGCTGCTAATAAACTCACATCACTGTCGGTGTAAACCGCACTGTCAGCGGCTTTCTCTTGGATCGCTTGCGCATCAACCATCTTTACTCGCTCGTTAGCAAGATAATAGCGGCCACCCGATTGAAGCAATGACACTTGGGCTCGAACATACTGTGCGGAGTTGGGGTAGTCCTCTATCGTTAACCAAGGCGTCGCAGGAGCGGCCAAACCATCCATGGTGCGCAGATCTGGGTCAACAATCGAGACTTCAACCTTAACCAAAGTCCCCGCCGTTAATTCTGGTGGTTGAAGCGCATTTAAACGCTGTGGGGCAACCAATTCGGCGGCCACACTCGGCACGCCATTCACCAACACGGTATCGTTTAAGCTTTTAAACACCCGCGTGACGTAGCCCTGTTTGTCGGTGGACAGCACGATCGTCTTTTGCCCTTGCAGTTCACCATTTTGGGTCAAGTCAAAATTGTAGTGTGTGCCTAACAAGCTGGTTTTATGGTAACGCAGCGTGGCTTGCCCAACTTGCGGGTAATACTTTTGCACAAACGCTAATGCATCTGCGTCACTAAAAACTTTATCGCTCGTGGCAGGGTAATCCCACTGTGCTGCTAGCGTGAGAGGCGCGAAGAGGCTGGCTAACGTTAGAGTTAGTATTGATTTCATCGTGAACTCCTAGAACACATACTTAGCGTGGAGGGTGAAATAGCGTCCCGGCTCCGTGGAATAACGCGTGTCACTTTGCGCCACACCCGCGACGTCTTGATAGCGGATGTACTCTTTATCAAGTAGGTTGACCACGTTGAAGCTGGCACTCCATTGAGCGTTCCATTGGTAGTTGAACCCCATGTCCCAACTCACCCAACCGGCGGTGGTCGCACATTCCGTTTCACTGCCTTGCTCTGTGACGCAAGTGGAGACTCGGTTCATGGCACTTGCCCAATTCAGGCGGCTGTATGCATCCCACTGTTCACGTTGGTAGTTGATCTGCACATTGCCTTCTAAGGGCGTCAAGGTACGAACATACTGGCCTTGGCCATCTTTTCCGTTCACATACCCCAGTTTGTTTTCAAAGCTCCAACGCTCATCTAGGCGATGAACTAACGACATTTCAGCCCCGTAGGTTTTGACTCCGGCAATATTTTGGTACTGCTGGATCACTGAACCCGTGGTGTCGTCATAGCCGACTT
This genomic window from Vibrio metoecus contains:
- a CDS encoding proprotein convertase P-domain-containing protein encodes the protein MKSILTLTLASLFAPLTLAAQWDYPATSDKVFSDADALAFVQKYYPQVGQATLRYHKTSLLGTHYNFDLTQNGELQGQKTIVLSTDKQGYVTRVFKSLNDTVLVNGVPSVAAELVAPQRLNALQPPELTAGTLVKVEVSIVDPDLRTMDGLAAPATPWLTIEDYPNSAQYVRAQVSLLQSGGRYYLANERVKMVDAQAIQEKAADSAVYTDSDVSLLAAKGVVSWDSIASLQATQFADEGFAHIMAFAHLDSSIQYLTSLGYPIQEPILFDAAALSANNSSYYVGPNAILFGQGGSPDALDADIIWHEFGHAIHYQIVPDWAYGHSGALGEGFGDYWAGAHSYRNQFEQGKAFEVDTLFNWDGYFGTTISTRSLANLAARYYSAGDYRAHEHEAGYLGDELWSTPLFQSLKQSVEQYGVGAFDEFNTVVLESMFGVGRGVLMHDLAQNMLYVANALYPEKDYQQILQRNLQHHGLLKAPFKVAFAKQYLDPLANQNIYVNATERSATTQATVVMAGQTQTFNQENLASVVWRLPAPSHYECGVATSVQVDLSYQYAHFLTIQTWQAELPVVFGIPNMDHTFTAIDSKLRDAQLGDDGKLASGFKSYNFFVDGEARTVGDDFALRLKLNHSNMQDLRITLISPQGTRVEILNNQTTPVAQLDDYWVLAHQKALQVLRGERLDGYWRLEILDNVAGNTGTLQLWGVGQVKRYTCDKATQEQNKPLEEEEITAGGTSLSGILLLLLSVFHRRRVAKKGNQQ